From the genome of Ammospiza caudacuta isolate bAmmCau1 chromosome 12, bAmmCau1.pri, whole genome shotgun sequence:
CGCCATCTCCGCTGGGGGAGAATCCCCGAAGCCTGGTATGGGGAAGAGGGCATGGGGTGGTCAGGGGGCATTGTGCAGCCTGCAATGGTCTCTCCTCACCAGGGTTCAGGGGCGTGGCAAAAGATGGACACTCGATCAAGCCCCAGGGTTGTACAGTCACAGCCATCAATGCCGCAGGACACAGAGAAATCCCAGGCACAGTGCCCCAGGGATCACCAGCAGCTACCCAGAGCCCTCCCTGAAGAGAtccagagcccagcagtgacTAAGGCAAGGGACGGGATCTGCCCAAAGAGATAAGCTAAGCACAGCGCCATGCTCCTACCGGGCAGATCTATGGCAACCGCACGGTAGCCCTCTCCAGCGAGCAGTGCCAGTGTGCCCAAGGCCTCCCACGTCTTGGAGGTGAACGCCTGGCCGTGCAGGAACAGGACATCAGGCCTGAGGGGGGAAAGAcaggtgggaaggggctcaggaaggctgctgtgcctgcagcgtCCAGCAGACCGGCCCCAGGGCCTCCACCTGCAGCTGCCGGCCGGCTGACCCACCTCCCGGGGCCCGCAGCTGCGGCGGGAGCCTCCCTGTAGAACACGGGGGGCTCTCCCGCAGCCATCCCCGTCCGCACGGTGCCGTTGGCCGCCCGCCAGGCCCGCTTCCCCTCGTCAGGCCGTGAGCGCCGGGCGGCCGGGAGCAGGAGGTACAGGAGGAGAGCGAGGAGCGCCccgaggagcagcagccacagccggCTGCGGGCAAGCAGCATCTCCGCTCCTGCTGGAGGAGAGCGGCTGCGCGGGGCTGCGGGACCCCAGCCCGGCTGCTGCGGGGAAACAGGTCCCGGTCCCcgctgctctgctcagctgaggCCCAGCTCGAGCCCCCGCCCGGCTCCAccggccccgctcggccccggccctgccgcccccggcccgccgcgCACGGCGCCGCTACGCCCTCGGGCCCCGCCTGGCGGCAGCCCGCGACACTACTGCCCCGAAGGACTCAACGGCCGGGGCTCGTAGCGGAGCCCGGCTCGGGCGATAGGCTGGGGCTCGGCCAAGcttggcagagctctgcagaactCGAACTGGGCTATGTTCGTCAAGGGCTCGGCGGCTCTCGCCACAGCTCGGGCAGGGCTCGGTACTGCAGGGCAGAGTTCGGGCCCTGGTCTGCAGCGCTCGGCCTGGCTCGGTGGAGTTCGGGTAGGGCTCGGTTTCGCTCGGCAATACTCGGCTCTGCTCGGGAAAGCTCGGCTTCACTCGGCGGGgcagggcccggcccggcgggccCCAGCGGTTCCCGGGGCCGCCCCGGACCTTCCGCTCCATGACGCGGTGCCGCCGTTCTCtcgcccgccccgccgctctTTGGCCCCGGGGCGCGGCACCCCCAGTGCCGTGGTGCCGCGGGGAGGAGGCGAGCGGCGGCCGGCGCCGTGTACGGAGCAGCAGGTAAGGGCTGCAGGCCCAGCGATGGacggggaaactgaggcaggggcGGGCCCCTGAGGCCGCCTGGCACATCGGTGACGCTGGTGGTGCCACCACAGTGAAGATGATGCCGGTGTGACCCTTCACAGCCCTCTTGCCACCACCGGGCAGAAGGTCCATCAGCCCTCCCGTCCCCACCTGTCACCCCAGTTAACAGCGCCGGGGTCCCCAGGCATGGCCGCCCCGCGGGTCACCGAGAGCACCGTCACGGTGCAAGGACAGAGCCTCTTCTACCGCCGAGCTGAGCCGgcccaggcagtgcccaggctgaccgtgctgctgctgcatggcATCCGCTTCTCCTCCGAAACCTGGCTGCAGGTGGGGACGCTGGCCACGCTGGCCGAGAATGGCTACCGAGCCGTGGCCATCGACTTGCCGGGTAAGGTGTGGTGAGCACAGCCCTATCAGGCGGGGTAGCCACCGGTTTGTGGTGGCAGGATGGCAACGCCcgtgtcctgctctgctgtgctggcttCTCCCTGTCATTTGGGCAGAGTGGAGCCTGACAGGGCCACTTGTGTCTCGCACGATTCAGGGCTGGGGCGCTCGAAGGATGCTGTGGCCCCAGCACCCGTGGGCCAGCCAGCACCAGCGGCGTTCCTGAAGGCAGTCTCAGAGGCTCTGGACCTGGGTCCAGCTGTGGTGATCAGCCCATCGCTCAGTGGCATGTACTCGCTGCCCTGCCTCTTagagcacagccagctgttCAAGGCCTATGTACCTGTGGCACCCATCTGCACTGAGAAATTCACGGCGCACCAGTATGCCCAGATCAAAGTACGGCCTGGAAGGgcactggggagggcagggaactGGGAGGAGATGGTGCAGGGGGGACCCTGGCACTGGGGTTGAGCAGGGGAAAGGCCAAACAGGCCAGGAACCGTGTTGCCACTGAAAGAGCAGAACCTGATGATGAAGGAATGTAAATGTGGGGTAGTGGGAAGTAAAGAAGGGACAACTGGAGACCCAGGAGTCTGAGCTTCAGTTTCCCTTTGTCATACTGGGTGGGGGAGAAGGGCAAGTGACTCCCCGCCAGGATGTCCCTGGCAAGGAGGAGCAAGTGCCTGTCTGGGTGACCCTTGCAGGCTCAGGGTGCTTTCCCCCTATACAGACCCCCACGCTGATCGTGTACGGGGACCaggatgcagagctggggcagacCAGTCTGAACAACCTGAAGCACCTCCCTGAGcaccaggtgctgctgctgccgggtGCAGGACATGCCTGCTACCTGGACAAGCCCAATGAGTGGCACCGTGGACTCCTGgacttcctgcagcagctgaagtgAGGAGGTTGGGaccacagagcaggaggatgtGACCAGCCTACCCACCCCTCTGCACATGCACCCTTGTGCCAACCCAGGCACTCACACTGCACTGGCCCACACCAGCACCCACTCTCTTGAGaccaaataaaaccccaagCTCTGCCACTGCTTTCCTGCCACATTCATCCTGCTTCTTTTCCACCTTTCCCACCTCCTTCCCCCAAACCTACCTTCATGGCTGCTGTCCCACACAGGTTTGGGGGCTGACAGCAGGGAAGATGCAGCCACTGAGGGATGGTA
Proteins encoded in this window:
- the ABHD14B gene encoding putative protein-lysine deacylase ABHD14B isoform X1, whose product is MTRCRRSLARPAALWPRGAAPPVPWCRGEEASGGRRRVRSSSPLATTGQKVHQPSRPHLSPQLTAPGSPGMAAPRVTESTVTVQGQSLFYRRAEPAQAVPRLTVLLLHGIRFSSETWLQVGTLATLAENGYRAVAIDLPGLGRSKDAVAPAPVGQPAPAAFLKAVSEALDLGPAVVISPSLSGMYSLPCLLEHSQLFKAYVPVAPICTEKFTAHQYAQIKTPTLIVYGDQDAELGQTSLNNLKHLPEHQVLLLPGAGHACYLDKPNEWHRGLLDFLQQLK
- the ABHD14B gene encoding putative protein-lysine deacylase ABHD14B isoform X2, whose translation is MAAPRVTESTVTVQGQSLFYRRAEPAQAVPRLTVLLLHGIRFSSETWLQVGTLATLAENGYRAVAIDLPGLGRSKDAVAPAPVGQPAPAAFLKAVSEALDLGPAVVISPSLSGMYSLPCLLEHSQLFKAYVPVAPICTEKFTAHQYAQIKTPTLIVYGDQDAELGQTSLNNLKHLPEHQVLLLPGAGHACYLDKPNEWHRGLLDFLQQLK